In a genomic window of Scyliorhinus torazame isolate Kashiwa2021f chromosome 5, sScyTor2.1, whole genome shotgun sequence:
- the LOC140421949 gene encoding uncharacterized protein: protein MEKPWKCGNCGKGFRSPSVLEAHRRIHTGERPFTCSVCGKRFAVLSNLRAHQRIHTGEKPFSCSQCGKRFSDSSNLRNHQLIHTGERLFTCSQCGKRFTQLSQLKSHQRVHTGEKPFTCSLCGKGFTELSSLKKHQRVHTGERPFTCSQCGKGFRVSSVLVKHQRVHTGERPFTCSACGKGFTELSILKKHQRVHTGERPYTCSQCGKRFTRSDTLQSHERIHTGERACKCPQCGKAFYVSTSLWSHQRVHTGERPFTCSQCGKGFIHSSSLRSQQRLHTG from the coding sequence atggagaaaccgtggaaatgtgggaactgtgggaagggattcagatccccatctgtactggaagctcatcgacgcattcacactggggagaggccctttacctgctctgtgtgtgggaagagatttgctgtgttatccaacctgcgggcacaccagcgaattcacaccggcgagaagccattcagctgctctcaatgtgggaagagattcagtgattcatccaacctgcggaatcATCAGctgattcacactggggagcgactgttcacatgctctcagtgtgggaagagattcactcagttatcccagctgAAGagtcaccaacgggttcacactggcgagaagccattcacctgctctctgtgtgggaagggattcactgagttatccagcctgaagaaacatcagcgagttcacactggggagaggccattcacctgctctcagtgtgggaagggattccgtgtttCATCCGTACtagtgaaacaccagcgagttcacactggagagaggccattcacctgctctgcttgtgggaagggatttactgagcTATCCAtattgaagaaacaccagcgagttcacacaggggagaggccatacacctgctctcagtgtgggaagagattcactcggtcagACACCCTGCAATCACATGAGCGaatacacactggggagagggcatgcaaatgccctcagtgtgggaaggcattctatGTTTCAACCAGCCTAtggtcacatcagcgagttcacactggggagaggccgttcacctgctctcagtgtgggaaaggatttattcACTCATCCAGCCTGCGGTCACAACAACGACTTCACACCGGATAA